From the genome of Flavobacterium luteolum, one region includes:
- a CDS encoding acetate/propionate family kinase, producing the protein MKILIINSGSSSIKYQLMVMPENEVICSGMIDRIGLETSNITFKTAVASREETLPIPNHKIGLQKVANMLLDPEKGVIKSTSEIAAVGHRVVHGGSDFSATVKIDEKVKEKIKQLFELAPLHNPANLEGINVAEEIFSSAEQIAVFDTAFHQTMQEVAYKYAIPNYLLKENKVRVYGFHGTSHKYVSEKAIKYLKDNSKIITIHLGNGCSMAAVKDGKCIDTSMGFSPSNGLIMGTRAGDIDQSVVFYMIKNLGYTPDEVNAVLLKQSGMLGLTGYSDLRDIEAEAEKGNKECLLALQMNAYRIRKTIGAYVAALNGLDGIVFTAGIGENSSYMRNLICTDMDYFGIEINTEKNQIRSKELREINSEKSKVKVLVVPTDEEYEIANQVFQLLEN; encoded by the coding sequence ATGAAAATATTAATTATAAATTCAGGGAGTTCTTCAATTAAATACCAATTAATGGTAATGCCAGAAAACGAAGTAATATGTTCTGGAATGATTGACAGAATTGGTTTAGAAACTTCAAATATTACTTTTAAAACAGCTGTTGCTTCACGAGAAGAAACACTTCCAATTCCCAATCACAAAATAGGTTTGCAGAAAGTGGCTAATATGCTTTTAGACCCTGAAAAAGGAGTAATTAAATCTACTTCAGAGATTGCTGCTGTTGGTCATCGTGTGGTGCATGGTGGAAGCGATTTTAGCGCAACAGTAAAAATTGATGAAAAAGTTAAAGAAAAAATCAAACAGCTTTTTGAATTGGCGCCTTTGCACAATCCAGCCAATTTAGAAGGAATTAATGTGGCAGAAGAAATTTTCAGTTCGGCAGAACAAATTGCTGTTTTTGATACTGCATTTCATCAAACTATGCAAGAAGTAGCATATAAATATGCAATTCCGAATTACCTTTTGAAAGAAAATAAAGTTCGTGTTTATGGTTTTCATGGAACGAGTCATAAATATGTTTCTGAAAAGGCAATTAAATACTTAAAAGATAATTCTAAAATAATTACAATACACTTAGGAAATGGCTGTAGTATGGCCGCAGTTAAAGATGGAAAGTGTATTGATACTTCAATGGGATTTTCTCCTTCAAATGGCTTAATTATGGGAACCCGCGCTGGAGATATTGACCAGTCTGTTGTTTTTTATATGATTAAAAATTTAGGTTATACTCCAGATGAGGTAAATGCTGTTTTATTGAAACAAAGCGGTATGCTTGGCCTTACTGGTTATAGTGATTTGCGTGACATTGAAGCTGAAGCCGAAAAAGGAAATAAAGAATGTCTCTTAGCATTACAGATGAATGCTTATAGAATTAGAAAAACAATAGGAGCTTATGTCGCAGCCCTAAACGGATTAGATGGAATTGTTTTTACTGCAGGAATTGGAGAAAACTCATCGTATATGCGTAATTTGATTTGTACAGACATGGATTATTTCGGAATTGAAATTAATACAGAAAAGAATCAAATTCGTTCTAAAGAATTGCGAGAAATCAATTCAGAGAAGTCTAAAGTAAAAGTTTTGGTAGT